Proteins encoded in a region of the Deltaproteobacteria bacterium genome:
- a CDS encoding nitroreductase family deazaflavin-dependent oxidoreductase produces MLVHPFSAAAQESPPAQQKKPAKAELNDFNQSVISEFRANQGKVGGRFANTPVLLLTMTGAKSGRSLTKPLAYTRDGNRLVVIASLGGAPKNPLWYHNLVANPMATVEVGSERFQVRATVTAGEERQRLYNQQAAQLPAFTEYQKKTTRQIPVIVLTRID; encoded by the coding sequence ATGCTCGTCCATCCTTTTTCTGCTGCTGCTCAGGAATCACCTCCAGCACAACAGAAAAAGCCAGCAAAGGCGGAATTGAATGATTTCAACCAAAGCGTGATTAGTGAATTCCGGGCGAACCAAGGAAAGGTGGGCGGTCGGTTTGCCAATACGCCGGTGCTTCTCCTGACTATGACCGGTGCCAAGAGTGGTCGGTCGCTCACGAAGCCGCTTGCGTACACAAGAGATGGCAATCGCCTCGTCGTGATCGCCTCTCTCGGCGGAGCCCCCAAGAATCCCCTTTGGTATCACAACTTAGTCGCCAACCCCATGGCCACGGTCGAAGTGGGCAGCGAACGCTTTCAGGTCAGGGCCACAGTGACGGCTGGCGAGGAGCGCCAGCGGTTGTACAATCAACAAGCCGCCCAGCTCCCGGCTTTTACCGAGTATCAGAAAAAGACCACCCGGCAGATCCCGGTCATCGTACTCACGCGCATTGACTGA